One Desulfosoma caldarium DNA segment encodes these proteins:
- a CDS encoding FAD-dependent oxidoreductase — MAKTVTVTLDGKTVQAQEGSTILDVAKREGIHIPTLCYTHLLRPLENCRLCVVAVEGEKQFKAACSTPVRDGMIIRTSGSDLAQTRKLLLELLLDTHYGDCVAPCSVTCPANVDIQGYLALLRHGEYLEAVRLIKEKIPMPATIGRVCPHPCESACRRHLVDEPVNINHCKRFLADFEIKSGVRILPQVPPDTGHHVAVVGGGPAGLSAAYYLRALGHGVTIFEAREKLGGMLRYGIPEYRLPKKILDWEIEGILSLGVHVRTGVVWGRDFTLDDLKKEGFGAIFLAIGAWASRKLGIVGEELEGVESGVDFLENIAAGRPVKVGRRVVVIGGGNVAIDAARSALRLGAEKVTILYRRSRKEMPASHEEIEAAEAEGVEIHLLAAPTRVLGDNGRAQQLEFIRMELGEPDASGRRRPVPVEGSETLLDADQVISAIGQYPVLLTPDQDPSMEKIPVTRWSTIGGDPRSMHTGAEMVFVGGDLFRGPMTVVAALADGRKAAYSLNRFFQTGRVEPEPLHFNISKGNLDQIDKEPFGVYKVIPRERMPELEVSQRVKNFVEVELGFDEAKAHREAERCLVCGCSAAFDCRLRELMNEFQVDWREQPSKKIHFQRVAAIDTHPVIALDPNKCIRCERCYVACQTFQCSDAIDFKDWPRFNAKCVSCGLCVDLCPTGALMERRQGRPVERLDWTSVPTHCIHCGYGCELDLKVKGQRLVWIADGRDTVPNRASTCRRGRFRAYDDHWRGQRATRPMVRENGELKEVSWGRAVEAAVQGLRAVAQKHGLTSVGALGSPRYTCEGLYLLQKWMRTRFGTPYVDTLGRKTAEAALRHALIPTERPSVVHPMSDLAQAQGILLIGERMEETNPVTVTAVRRSVRSGRTPLWSLGQLPESLRAMAAVDCGAQAKNWPQLLASLAMQYAEKIGEKAVDLLKETLGEEILEALRAAPLEAVEKNALEGVVRGMSAVGGVAVVLDLAALEGLSEPEIDHAIKAVQALVSIMKEHAKKDGSGLFLAAPYANAVGACLVGMNPKMLPGRVSFEDAEAVARLRELWDGASIPQCPALDVPEALQEGHFRALLLQDSALWQEGLPQVWESLSRLDFLVLQDNLLGPAAQWAHVVLPTAAFGEQEGIMINQEGRLLALHQALGRNGESLPDWDGISRLMAADGAAFPKSLDSVYQEWARLFFDGAVADWNKAAAEKQRLANLLAKA, encoded by the coding sequence ATGGCGAAGACGGTGACGGTCACATTGGATGGAAAGACGGTGCAAGCTCAGGAAGGCAGCACCATTTTGGACGTGGCCAAGCGCGAAGGGATCCACATTCCCACGCTGTGCTACACCCACCTGCTGCGCCCTTTGGAAAACTGCCGGCTGTGCGTCGTGGCCGTGGAAGGAGAAAAACAGTTTAAAGCGGCCTGCAGCACCCCCGTGCGCGACGGCATGATCATCCGCACGTCCGGCAGTGACCTGGCCCAGACACGAAAACTCCTTCTCGAATTGCTTCTGGATACCCATTACGGCGACTGTGTCGCCCCGTGTTCGGTGACCTGCCCGGCCAACGTGGATATTCAAGGCTACCTGGCGCTGCTTCGCCACGGGGAATACCTGGAAGCCGTGCGGCTCATTAAAGAAAAGATTCCCATGCCGGCCACCATCGGCCGCGTCTGCCCTCATCCGTGCGAAAGCGCTTGCCGCCGGCATTTGGTGGATGAACCGGTCAACATCAATCACTGCAAACGGTTTTTGGCGGACTTTGAAATAAAATCTGGCGTGCGCATTCTTCCTCAGGTGCCTCCGGACACGGGACATCATGTGGCGGTGGTCGGAGGAGGTCCGGCGGGGTTGAGTGCCGCCTACTACCTCAGAGCACTGGGGCATGGCGTGACCATTTTTGAAGCTCGAGAAAAATTGGGGGGCATGCTTCGTTACGGCATTCCCGAATACCGACTGCCCAAAAAAATTCTCGACTGGGAGATTGAGGGTATTTTGAGCCTGGGCGTTCACGTGCGCACGGGCGTGGTCTGGGGCCGAGACTTCACGCTGGATGATCTCAAAAAGGAAGGCTTTGGCGCCATCTTTCTTGCCATCGGCGCCTGGGCCAGCCGGAAACTGGGCATTGTGGGCGAAGAACTGGAAGGCGTGGAAAGCGGGGTGGATTTTCTGGAAAACATCGCCGCTGGCAGACCGGTCAAGGTGGGCCGACGCGTGGTGGTCATCGGGGGCGGCAACGTGGCCATCGATGCGGCCCGGTCCGCTCTACGGCTCGGTGCGGAAAAGGTCACCATTCTCTATCGGCGATCTCGAAAGGAAATGCCCGCAAGCCACGAGGAAATTGAAGCCGCGGAAGCCGAAGGCGTGGAAATCCATCTACTGGCCGCGCCCACCCGTGTTCTGGGGGACAACGGCCGAGCGCAGCAGCTGGAATTTATTCGCATGGAACTGGGAGAACCCGATGCCAGCGGACGTCGGCGCCCGGTGCCTGTGGAAGGCTCGGAAACCCTTCTGGACGCCGATCAGGTCATCAGCGCCATTGGCCAATACCCAGTGCTGCTCACGCCAGACCAGGACCCGAGCATGGAGAAGATTCCCGTCACGCGGTGGAGCACCATCGGGGGGGATCCACGCAGCATGCACACGGGCGCGGAAATGGTTTTCGTCGGTGGCGATTTGTTCCGCGGCCCCATGACCGTGGTGGCGGCCCTGGCGGACGGCCGTAAGGCCGCCTATTCACTGAACCGCTTTTTCCAGACGGGCCGCGTGGAACCCGAACCCCTGCATTTCAACATCAGCAAGGGAAATCTGGACCAGATCGACAAGGAACCCTTCGGAGTCTACAAGGTCATACCGCGGGAACGCATGCCGGAACTGGAAGTCTCTCAAAGAGTGAAAAACTTCGTGGAAGTGGAATTGGGCTTCGATGAAGCGAAGGCCCATAGGGAAGCCGAACGATGCTTGGTGTGCGGCTGTAGCGCTGCTTTTGACTGCCGCCTGCGGGAACTCATGAACGAATTCCAGGTGGATTGGCGGGAACAACCCAGCAAAAAAATCCACTTTCAGCGGGTGGCCGCCATTGACACGCATCCCGTCATCGCCCTGGACCCCAACAAGTGCATTCGCTGCGAACGCTGTTACGTGGCCTGCCAGACCTTTCAGTGCAGCGACGCCATCGACTTCAAAGATTGGCCCAGGTTCAACGCCAAATGCGTCTCTTGCGGCCTCTGTGTGGACTTGTGCCCCACAGGGGCCCTCATGGAACGGCGTCAAGGCCGGCCCGTGGAACGCCTGGACTGGACTTCCGTGCCCACGCACTGCATTCATTGCGGATACGGTTGCGAACTGGACCTGAAGGTCAAGGGGCAACGGTTGGTGTGGATTGCCGACGGGCGGGATACCGTTCCCAACCGAGCGTCCACATGCCGCAGGGGCCGCTTTCGAGCCTATGACGACCATTGGCGTGGCCAAAGGGCGACGCGCCCTATGGTGCGGGAAAACGGCGAACTCAAGGAAGTGTCCTGGGGGCGAGCCGTGGAAGCCGCCGTGCAGGGACTTCGAGCGGTGGCGCAAAAACATGGCTTGACATCGGTGGGTGCCTTGGGATCGCCTCGATACACCTGTGAAGGACTTTACCTTCTCCAAAAGTGGATGCGCACGCGATTCGGCACGCCCTATGTGGACACCCTAGGCCGAAAGACTGCGGAAGCCGCTTTGCGCCACGCCCTGATTCCCACCGAAAGACCCTCTGTGGTCCATCCCATGAGTGACTTGGCTCAGGCGCAGGGCATTCTTCTCATTGGAGAACGCATGGAAGAGACCAATCCGGTGACGGTGACGGCCGTGCGTCGATCGGTGCGCAGCGGACGAACGCCGTTGTGGAGCCTTGGCCAGTTGCCGGAATCTCTGCGAGCCATGGCCGCCGTAGACTGCGGGGCCCAAGCGAAAAACTGGCCGCAACTCTTGGCGTCTTTGGCCATGCAGTACGCGGAAAAAATCGGTGAAAAGGCCGTAGACCTGCTGAAGGAAACTCTCGGAGAAGAGATCCTTGAGGCCCTTCGCGCCGCTCCATTGGAAGCCGTCGAAAAGAATGCGCTGGAAGGCGTGGTGCGCGGCATGAGCGCAGTGGGCGGTGTGGCGGTGGTTCTAGACCTGGCGGCCTTGGAAGGGCTGAGTGAACCGGAAATTGATCATGCCATCAAGGCGGTCCAAGCCCTGGTCTCAATCATGAAGGAACATGCCAAAAAAGATGGATCGGGTCTCTTTCTTGCCGCCCCCTATGCCAATGCTGTGGGAGCCTGCCTTGTGGGCATGAACCCGAAGATGCTTCCCGGGCGTGTATCTTTCGAAGATGCCGAGGCCGTGGCCAGGCTTCGAGAACTGTGGGACGGTGCGTCGATTCCTCAGTGTCCCGCCCTCGACGTGCCGGAAGCCCTTCAAGAAGGTCACTTTCGAGCCCTCCTCCTGCAAGACAGTGCGCTCTGGCAAGAAGGATTGCCTCAGGTTTGGGAATCTTTGAGTCGGTTGGATTTTCTCGTGCTGCAGGACAACCTTCTCGGCCCCGCGGCCCAATGGGCTCACGTGGTGCTGCCCACGGCTGCCTTTGGCGAACAGGAAGGCATCATGATCAACCAGGAGGGACGCCTGCTGGCCCTGCACCAAGCCTTGGGCCGAAATGGGGAAAGCCTGCCCGACTGGGACGGCATCAGTCGCCTTATGGCTGCCGACGGGGCTGCCTTTCCCAAAAGCCTGGATTCCGTTTACCAGGAATGGGCGAGGCTCTTTTTCGACGGCGCCGTGGCCGATTGGAACAAAGCCGCTGCCGAAAAACAGCGCCTGGCGAATCTCTTGGCCAAGGCCTAG
- a CDS encoding response regulator, whose translation MSGKRIMIIDDDPSFLEITGAILRRFGYDVLTASNTQDGLRLIEEEQPDLLVLDIMMATVDEGLNFAVKLRQNEALRKLPIIIVSAQPESEKGYTRSVEDDLDWIAADIFMEKPVDPQALRHNIELLLKRES comes from the coding sequence ATGAGCGGGAAACGTATAATGATCATTGATGACGATCCGAGTTTTCTCGAGATCACGGGGGCTATTCTCCGCCGGTTCGGCTATGACGTTCTGACGGCGAGCAACACCCAGGACGGCCTTCGACTCATTGAAGAGGAACAGCCCGATCTGCTGGTCTTGGACATCATGATGGCCACCGTGGATGAAGGGTTGAACTTTGCCGTGAAACTGCGGCAGAACGAGGCACTGCGCAAGCTTCCCATCATCATCGTCTCGGCGCAACCCGAATCGGAAAAAGGCTACACGCGCTCTGTCGAGGACGATCTGGACTGGATTGCCGCCGACATTTTCATGGAAAAGCCGGTGGATCCACAAGCACTGCGCCACAATATCGAATTGCTGCTTAAACGGGAATCCTGA
- a CDS encoding PAS domain-containing sensor histidine kinase, which produces MEFLERLKFKTTISVVSLTMIFSVALAAWLGIRMSILPAMEERVEDQLQALGENLHQWLEAAPRRTAPKELGTRLHEQIIFYPGFHALRLEDAQGTLLFASGSLQDDPSRQWEVRRRAKGMELTRSKGNGTPLYELVLTVAPPDAKTPLVVRLGVHDPLMKPMRERLLQTLLLTTALILIAGYFISRWFTARITHPVQRLLEMTQLLAQGRMHDVLKSVDVNPLCRPVSAAGTWDLEVPAPGMCPHLTQSGTEALFPWRKAEEKSAHQAPHPLCTECRVPDEVGDNELIRLLYSFHFMASEIRSYQDRLKNRYEFEERLLAACPDGIVANDASGRVILFNSGAERLLGYKVSEALFRMNVRDFYPQGETSAIKKALLSDDYGGPGVLVDYNVTVRTKDGRMLPVRLSATLLPEGGDTYSVVGFFHDLSELKAHMDALMQTNENLNAANRQLERLNRYYLEMLSFVTHELKSPIANGYMSANALRQEIFGPLRDEQKRMVEAICNNLNQSMEMIRHYLDLSRIEKDELPVRPRRVRLDQEIVAPVLSALEPSMQEKGLRVEVDVPPGLAWTLDPELFRGVMTNLLSNAVKYGEPQGRLLVNAAVTSTGWLRLKVWNSGPGLSEEEQGRLFRKFQRLPSARRSATRGTGLGLFITKTLVERHGGRIWVESAQGKGVAFVMDVPPGMGAHAESLSQGEGE; this is translated from the coding sequence ATGGAGTTTCTGGAACGGCTGAAGTTCAAGACGACCATCAGCGTGGTTTCGCTCACCATGATCTTTTCCGTGGCTCTTGCCGCCTGGTTGGGCATCCGCATGTCCATCCTTCCGGCCATGGAAGAGCGGGTGGAAGATCAACTGCAGGCTCTGGGTGAAAACCTGCACCAATGGTTGGAAGCCGCGCCGCGCCGCACCGCACCCAAGGAACTGGGAACACGGCTTCACGAACAGATCATCTTTTACCCAGGGTTTCATGCTCTGCGCTTGGAAGACGCGCAAGGCACGCTTCTATTTGCTTCAGGATCGCTTCAGGACGATCCTTCTCGGCAATGGGAAGTTCGGCGTCGCGCAAAGGGCATGGAACTCACTCGGTCCAAAGGGAACGGAACCCCCTTGTACGAGCTGGTGCTCACGGTGGCGCCACCCGACGCCAAAACCCCTCTGGTGGTGCGCTTGGGTGTGCACGACCCGCTCATGAAGCCGATGCGCGAGCGGTTGCTGCAGACCCTGCTCCTCACCACGGCGTTGATTCTCATTGCAGGGTACTTCATCAGCCGATGGTTCACGGCCCGCATCACACACCCCGTACAACGGCTTTTGGAAATGACCCAGTTGCTGGCGCAAGGGCGCATGCACGATGTCTTGAAGAGCGTGGACGTGAACCCCTTGTGCCGGCCTGTTTCGGCGGCGGGCACCTGGGACCTCGAAGTGCCGGCGCCGGGTATGTGTCCGCATCTGACCCAATCCGGCACCGAGGCCCTTTTCCCATGGCGAAAGGCGGAAGAAAAAAGCGCGCACCAGGCGCCCCATCCTCTGTGCACGGAGTGTCGCGTTCCCGATGAAGTCGGGGACAACGAACTCATTCGGCTGCTCTACAGCTTTCATTTTATGGCCAGTGAGATTCGTTCGTATCAGGATCGGCTGAAAAACCGTTACGAATTCGAAGAACGGCTGTTGGCCGCCTGCCCCGACGGCATCGTGGCCAACGACGCCTCGGGCCGCGTCATCTTGTTCAATTCGGGCGCCGAGCGGCTTTTGGGCTATAAAGTCTCGGAAGCCCTCTTCCGGATGAACGTGCGCGACTTTTATCCCCAGGGCGAAACGTCGGCGATTAAGAAGGCGCTCCTGAGCGACGACTATGGAGGCCCGGGTGTTTTGGTGGACTACAACGTCACGGTGCGCACCAAAGACGGGCGCATGCTTCCCGTTCGGCTTTCGGCCACCCTGCTTCCGGAAGGAGGCGACACCTACTCCGTTGTGGGCTTCTTTCACGACCTCAGCGAATTAAAAGCCCACATGGACGCTTTGATGCAGACCAACGAAAATTTGAACGCCGCCAACCGTCAACTGGAACGCCTCAACCGGTATTATTTGGAAATGCTCAGTTTCGTCACCCATGAATTGAAATCGCCCATCGCCAACGGCTACATGAGCGCCAATGCGTTGAGACAGGAAATTTTTGGCCCTTTGCGTGACGAACAGAAGAGGATGGTGGAGGCCATTTGCAACAATCTGAATCAGTCTATGGAAATGATTCGACACTATCTGGATCTTTCCCGGATTGAAAAGGATGAGTTGCCCGTGCGGCCCAGAAGGGTGAGGTTGGACCAAGAGATTGTCGCGCCCGTGCTTTCGGCCCTGGAACCCAGCATGCAGGAAAAGGGGCTTCGCGTGGAAGTGGATGTTCCCCCGGGACTGGCCTGGACTCTGGATCCGGAACTCTTTCGCGGCGTGATGACCAATCTATTGAGCAACGCCGTCAAATATGGAGAACCTCAGGGACGCCTCCTCGTCAATGCCGCCGTCACGTCTACAGGGTGGCTTCGCCTCAAAGTCTGGAACTCGGGACCGGGTCTTTCCGAAGAGGAGCAGGGGCGGCTGTTTCGCAAGTTTCAACGCCTGCCGTCCGCACGCCGTTCGGCCACGCGAGGCACCGGCCTGGGGCTCTTTATCACCAAGACCCTGGTGGAACGGCATGGAGGACGTATTTGGGTGGAAAGTGCACAAGGCAAAGGCGTCGCCTTTGTGATGGACGTGCCACCGGGGATGGGAGCACACGCTGAGTCGCTATCGCAAGGGGAGGGTGAATGA
- a CDS encoding TRAP transporter large permease, with protein sequence MLPMVLFVTLMLLFLANMPIALAIGMASLAALWLHGDLPLMMVIQRLYAGVDSFPLMAVPLFMCAGAIMEAGGISRRVVQLAESIVGWLPGGLAAVAVVSAMFFAGISGSAAADTAAVGAILIPSMIRRGYDKGFAAAVQAAGGSIGVVIPPSIPMIIFGFLTGASIGKLFAAGILPGVLMGLSLMAISTALSWKHRYSTVVAFSWRRLAQCTWDAKWALGAPVVILGGILSGVFTATESAAAATFYALIVGLWVHRELHWKDLPGLFTRSAITASLVLFIIATASIFSWFMAIEDIPARLAEGLLAVTTHPTTLLMLVNALLLLAGTFVETTASLILLVPVILPLVPTMGVDLTQLGVIVVVNLAIGMLTPPLGICLVVSCTLAQCRLEKVITRVGPLLLVLLLDLVLISLWSPLTLWLPSVLHP encoded by the coding sequence ATGCTACCCATGGTTCTCTTCGTGACCTTGATGCTGCTCTTTCTCGCCAACATGCCCATTGCCCTGGCCATCGGCATGGCGTCCCTGGCGGCTCTCTGGCTTCACGGCGATTTGCCGCTCATGATGGTCATTCAGAGGCTGTACGCCGGCGTGGATTCCTTTCCACTCATGGCGGTTCCCCTTTTCATGTGCGCGGGAGCGATCATGGAAGCGGGAGGCATTTCGAGGCGGGTGGTGCAGCTGGCGGAATCCATCGTGGGTTGGCTTCCCGGAGGCCTTGCCGCCGTAGCCGTCGTTTCCGCCATGTTCTTCGCCGGTATTTCGGGTTCGGCGGCGGCGGATACAGCCGCCGTGGGCGCCATTCTCATTCCGTCCATGATTCGTCGCGGTTATGATAAGGGGTTTGCTGCGGCGGTGCAGGCGGCGGGAGGGTCCATCGGGGTGGTGATTCCGCCGAGCATTCCTATGATTATTTTCGGTTTTCTCACCGGAGCCTCCATCGGAAAGCTCTTTGCCGCGGGCATTCTGCCGGGTGTCCTCATGGGTTTGAGTCTCATGGCCATCTCCACAGCTCTTTCCTGGAAGCATCGATACAGCACGGTGGTGGCCTTTTCCTGGCGGCGGCTGGCCCAATGCACCTGGGACGCCAAATGGGCCCTGGGTGCCCCGGTGGTGATTCTCGGCGGTATTTTGAGCGGCGTCTTTACGGCCACGGAATCGGCGGCCGCAGCGACCTTTTACGCCCTTATTGTAGGACTGTGGGTGCATCGGGAATTGCACTGGAAAGATCTTCCGGGGCTGTTCACGCGATCGGCCATCACGGCGAGCCTGGTCCTTTTCATCATCGCCACGGCTTCCATTTTCAGCTGGTTTATGGCCATCGAGGACATTCCAGCTCGACTGGCCGAAGGCCTTCTGGCCGTCACCACACACCCCACAACCCTTTTGATGCTCGTCAACGCCCTGCTTCTTTTGGCCGGCACCTTTGTGGAAACCACAGCATCCCTTATTCTGCTCGTTCCCGTGATCCTTCCCTTGGTCCCCACAATGGGCGTGGACCTCACCCAATTGGGTGTTATCGTGGTGGTGAACCTGGCCATCGGCATGCTCACCCCTCCTTTGGGCATCTGTCTGGTTGTGTCGTGCACCCTCGCCCAATGCCGCCTGGAAAAGGTGATCACCCGAGTCGGGCCTTTGCTCCTTGTGCTCCTGCTGGACTTGGTGCTCATCTCCCTATGGTCGCCGCTCACGCTATGGCTTCCTTCCGTTCTGCATCCATAG
- a CDS encoding TRAP transporter small permease — MSWVHTLSRRLNRGVEITTGILAMLMALVTGLQVFFRYVLNHSLFWSEEVGRILLVWITFLGATVAYRRKAHVGIDVVVRRLGPDIQRNLERLLLAASCLFFLVLITFGVQFIGFIAHQKTPALGLPMGVPYMVIPLSGVIFCIHAASLGLERRTSAFTNEGHSA, encoded by the coding sequence ATGAGCTGGGTGCACACCTTGAGCCGGCGCCTCAACCGTGGAGTGGAAATCACCACCGGCATCCTGGCCATGCTGATGGCCCTGGTCACCGGTCTTCAGGTGTTTTTTCGATACGTTTTGAACCATTCTCTTTTCTGGTCCGAAGAAGTGGGAAGAATCCTTCTGGTCTGGATCACCTTTTTGGGGGCTACCGTCGCCTATCGCAGAAAGGCCCATGTGGGCATCGATGTGGTCGTGCGCCGGTTAGGTCCAGACATACAACGGAACCTGGAACGCCTTTTGCTCGCCGCTTCCTGCCTCTTTTTTCTCGTGCTCATCACCTTTGGCGTTCAATTCATTGGCTTCATTGCACATCAAAAGACGCCCGCTTTGGGGCTTCCCATGGGAGTTCCTTACATGGTGATTCCCCTGAGCGGCGTCATCTTTTGCATTCATGCCGCAAGCCTTGGGTTAGAAAGGCGGACCTCCGCTTTCACAAATGAAGGCCATTCTGCATAA